A region of Phytohabitans rumicis DNA encodes the following proteins:
- a CDS encoding DUF6603 domain-containing protein, translated as MARLDQVVVAVDVPSDDADRAIGLSAVASGEVKLGPVTVRVEGVGVGGRLDFPEGGGNLGFADLDVGFRPPTGLSLRVDSRAVSGAGFLSYDPKDESYSGGVDLEFTKLRLSALGLLATRMPDGRKGFSLLVVVNARFPEPIPLGLGFRLAGVGGLVGINRAVDVAKLRDGLRTGALSAILAPGEAVREEPGQLLRDLAGFFPVTPGRHVFGPTARLTWGLPTVATLDLGLALELPQPLRFIAAGRVRVALPDERAPIALLNMDAFGVLDTGEGTLALDATLYDSQIAGWQLSGDMALRARWSGESEFVLSVGGFHPRFTPPPGFPALRRVTMALGDGDVRLRLEAYLALTPNTLQLGARVEVAARMGDVTADGHFSFDALVRFVPFGFELDLSLAVQVRWKGKLLFGLTADLHVEGPGRWHVRGQVTIELLGLKATKRFTATFGQAQEVPAAPPQNVAHLIRTALAERGAWQVEERAALPALTMRTGITLSDLLVSPSARVTVRQKVAPVGGIRLDRVGQARIEGDRQVRIQGARLGGAATDWSDVHDAFSPGQFLDLDDEEKLARQSFEAMPSGVAFDATDAIHFEPGGRTVEIRYETFVVDEPNAPARRVDGAAALAAAVPGVPLSGADLDRLAYSGAAARAATRSTGSARFDAPGLRVGVAPESYVVVDAATLAPAGPRPGPGQRWSRTEATEHRRRWLAEHPAGPELIVVPATAAQAAPVRTSWKGLVPA; from the coding sequence ATCGCCCGCCTCGACCAGGTGGTCGTCGCGGTCGACGTGCCCAGCGACGACGCCGACCGCGCCATCGGCCTGTCCGCCGTCGCGTCCGGAGAGGTCAAGCTGGGCCCGGTCACGGTACGGGTGGAGGGCGTCGGCGTCGGCGGCCGGCTGGACTTTCCCGAAGGCGGCGGCAACCTCGGCTTCGCCGACCTGGACGTCGGCTTCCGGCCGCCGACCGGGCTCTCGCTGCGCGTCGACTCCCGCGCCGTCAGCGGGGCCGGCTTCCTGTCGTACGACCCGAAGGACGAGTCGTACAGCGGCGGCGTCGACCTGGAGTTCACGAAGCTGCGGCTGTCCGCGCTGGGGTTGCTGGCCACCCGGATGCCGGACGGCCGCAAGGGCTTCTCCCTGCTCGTCGTCGTGAACGCCCGTTTCCCCGAGCCGATCCCGCTGGGCCTCGGCTTCCGCCTGGCCGGGGTCGGTGGCCTGGTCGGCATCAACCGCGCGGTCGACGTGGCGAAGCTGCGCGACGGCCTGCGTACCGGCGCCCTGTCCGCGATCCTGGCGCCCGGCGAGGCGGTCCGCGAGGAGCCGGGGCAACTGCTGCGCGACCTGGCCGGCTTCTTCCCGGTCACGCCGGGGCGGCACGTCTTCGGCCCGACCGCCCGGCTCACCTGGGGCCTGCCGACGGTCGCCACGTTGGACCTCGGCCTCGCGTTGGAGCTGCCGCAGCCGCTGCGGTTCATCGCCGCCGGCCGGGTACGCGTCGCCCTGCCGGACGAGCGCGCGCCCATCGCCCTGCTCAACATGGACGCGTTCGGCGTCCTGGACACCGGCGAGGGCACCCTCGCACTGGACGCCACGCTCTACGACTCGCAGATCGCCGGCTGGCAGCTGTCCGGCGACATGGCGCTGCGGGCGCGGTGGAGCGGCGAGTCGGAGTTCGTGCTGAGCGTCGGCGGGTTCCATCCGCGCTTCACCCCGCCGCCCGGCTTCCCGGCCCTGCGGCGGGTGACGATGGCACTCGGCGATGGCGACGTCCGGCTGCGCCTGGAGGCGTACCTGGCGCTCACGCCCAACACGCTGCAGCTGGGTGCGCGGGTCGAGGTGGCGGCCCGGATGGGCGACGTCACCGCTGACGGGCACTTCTCCTTCGACGCGCTGGTCCGGTTCGTGCCGTTCGGCTTCGAGCTCGACCTGAGCCTGGCCGTACAGGTGCGCTGGAAGGGCAAGCTCCTGTTTGGACTCACCGCCGACCTGCACGTCGAGGGGCCGGGCCGCTGGCACGTGCGCGGCCAGGTCACCATCGAGCTGCTGGGCCTCAAGGCGACCAAGCGCTTCACCGCCACCTTCGGCCAGGCCCAGGAGGTGCCGGCCGCCCCGCCGCAGAACGTCGCGCACCTGATCCGCACCGCCCTCGCCGAGCGCGGCGCGTGGCAGGTCGAGGAGCGCGCGGCGCTGCCCGCGCTGACCATGCGCACCGGCATCACCCTGTCGGACCTGCTGGTCTCGCCGTCGGCGCGGGTCACCGTACGGCAGAAGGTGGCTCCGGTCGGCGGCATCCGCCTCGACCGCGTGGGCCAGGCCCGGATCGAGGGCGACCGCCAGGTACGCATCCAGGGCGCCCGGCTCGGCGGTGCCGCGACGGACTGGTCCGACGTGCACGACGCGTTCTCCCCGGGGCAGTTCCTCGACCTGGACGACGAGGAGAAGCTGGCCCGCCAGTCGTTCGAGGCGATGCCCTCGGGCGTGGCGTTCGACGCGACCGACGCGATCCACTTCGAGCCCGGCGGGCGCACGGTGGAGATCAGATACGAAACGTTCGTGGTGGACGAGCCGAACGCGCCGGCCCGCCGGGTGGACGGCGCCGCCGCGCTGGCCGCCGCCGTCCCGGGCGTCCCGCTCAGCGGCGCGGACCTGGATCGCCTGGCGTACTCCGGAGCGGCCGCGCGGGCCGCCACCCGGTCGACCGGTTCCGCCCGGTTCGACGCGCCGGGCCTGCGGGTCGGCGTCGCGCCGGAGTCCTATGTGGTCGTCGACGCCGCGACGCTGGCGCCGGCCGGACCGCGGCCGGGGCCGGGCCAGCGGTGGAGCCGCACCGAGGCCACCGAGCACCGGCGCCGGTGGCTGGCCGAGCACCCCGCCGGCCCCGAGCTGATCGTCGTCCCCGCCACCGCCGCGCAGGCGGCCCCCGTCCGTACCTCATGGAAAGGTCTGGTGCCCGCATGA
- a CDS encoding alpha/beta hydrolase: protein MRRHGNGVGVFDLVVIASIVDPKLTGDGFFPVLRLLRQAADGDPGPLNEAVDALQGGADTPAAEYSAGLHVATLCADLTHAPWGDSAAPLWQRDAAVDRALRKLSTEDVWPFEPRTAVEQGVIQGCRHWPPSRPNPRAPHEWLAMPVLLINGDRDLSTPVEWAIEQAARTPHGTLVIVPGMGHSIQGRNAAGDQAVRDFLLG, encoded by the coding sequence GTGCGCCGCCACGGCAACGGCGTCGGCGTCTTCGACCTGGTCGTCATCGCCAGCATCGTCGACCCGAAGCTGACCGGAGACGGCTTCTTTCCGGTCCTGCGCCTACTGCGCCAGGCCGCGGACGGCGATCCGGGCCCGCTCAACGAGGCCGTCGACGCACTGCAGGGCGGTGCGGACACCCCGGCCGCCGAGTACAGCGCGGGACTGCACGTGGCGACCCTCTGCGCGGACCTGACCCACGCACCCTGGGGCGACTCGGCGGCGCCCCTGTGGCAGCGCGACGCCGCCGTCGACCGGGCGCTGCGCAAGCTGTCCACAGAGGACGTATGGCCCTTCGAGCCGCGTACCGCCGTCGAACAGGGCGTCATCCAGGGCTGCCGGCATTGGCCGCCGTCCCGGCCGAACCCGCGCGCGCCGCACGAGTGGCTGGCCATGCCGGTGCTGCTGATCAACGGCGACCGGGATCTGTCCACCCCGGTGGAGTGGGCGATCGAGCAGGCGGCGCGGACGCCGCACGGCACGCTCGTCATCGTCCCCGGCATGGGCCACTCGATCCAGGGCCGGAACGCCGCCGGCGACCAGGCGGTACGCGACTTCCTGCTCGGTTGA
- a CDS encoding alpha/beta fold hydrolase produces MPLDRRGSLPGQLRLRVAVADNAAAPRGTLLLLTGGPGQPGPGLLPRLRQRFSFLMNEYRLVLIDQRGTGEGAIDCPRLQVEVGSSDITPPSADAIRECARTLGRTRHHYTTADTVADLEDLRRALGVPRWTLDGVSYGTFTAQRYGLTFPGGCAGWCSTPWSRRTTRTRCTWPACAAPPLSCARRARNRTAASTRRRHSPVSCAATATASASSTWSSSPASSTRS; encoded by the coding sequence GTGCCGCTGGACCGACGCGGGAGCCTGCCGGGCCAACTGCGGCTGCGGGTCGCGGTGGCCGACAACGCGGCTGCCCCGCGCGGCACGCTGCTGCTGCTCACCGGCGGCCCCGGCCAGCCGGGCCCGGGCCTGCTGCCGCGGCTGCGGCAGCGGTTCTCATTCCTGATGAACGAGTACCGCCTGGTCCTGATCGACCAGCGCGGCACGGGCGAGGGTGCGATCGACTGCCCGCGGCTGCAGGTCGAGGTGGGCTCGTCCGACATCACACCGCCGTCGGCGGACGCCATCCGCGAGTGCGCCCGCACGCTCGGCCGGACCCGGCACCACTACACCACCGCGGACACCGTCGCGGACCTGGAGGACCTGCGCCGGGCGCTCGGCGTTCCACGGTGGACCCTCGACGGCGTCTCGTACGGCACGTTCACGGCCCAGCGGTACGGGCTGACGTTCCCGGGCGGGTGCGCCGGATGGTGCTCGACTCCGTGGTCCCGCAGGACGACCCGGACGCGCTGTACGTGGCCGGCCTGCGCCGCACCGCCTTTGTCCTGCGCCAGGCGTGCCAGGAACAGAACTGCGGCTTCGACCCGGCGGCGGCACTCGCCGGTGTCGTGCGCCGCCACGGCAACGGCGTCGGCGTCTTCGACCTGGTCGTCATCGCCAGCATCGTCGACCCGAAGCTGA
- a CDS encoding helix-turn-helix transcriptional regulator yields the protein MGRRLGSPDGMHLYEARCLVDHAGWLGPVPESAFRAILARSGAYLSRVNGRETFTDALSVLLTRPGDDLSVAHPLGWGDVFTGLVVPTEMLAERPDGQVWLGRTGWQGAVDDRLDLRHRALVAACRRGIDGFETAERVHSLLTGLLAASGQDRDDQARAARRRPATHAAHRRLAHRAREVFATGGFRLGLDDVARAVHSSPYHLSRVFHAVTGQTLTAYRNRLRVRAVLSDLQEGAPCLRELAAAYGFADQAHLTRVVRRHVGEPPAAVRRALAPPTS from the coding sequence ATGGGCCGGCGACTGGGCAGCCCGGACGGGATGCACCTGTACGAGGCTCGCTGTCTGGTCGACCATGCGGGGTGGCTGGGGCCGGTCCCCGAGTCCGCGTTCCGCGCCATCCTCGCCCGCTCCGGGGCGTACCTGAGCAGGGTCAACGGCCGCGAGACCTTCACCGACGCCCTGTCGGTCCTGCTCACCCGCCCGGGTGACGACCTGAGCGTCGCCCACCCGCTCGGCTGGGGCGACGTGTTCACCGGGCTGGTCGTGCCCACCGAGATGCTCGCCGAGCGCCCGGACGGGCAGGTGTGGCTGGGCCGCACGGGCTGGCAGGGCGCCGTCGACGACCGACTGGACCTGCGCCACCGCGCGCTGGTCGCGGCCTGCCGGCGCGGCATCGACGGATTCGAGACGGCAGAGCGCGTGCACAGCCTCCTGACCGGGCTGCTCGCCGCGTCCGGACAGGACCGCGATGATCAGGCCCGTGCGGCCCGGCGGAGGCCAGCGACCCATGCCGCGCACCGGCGGCTCGCGCACCGGGCCCGCGAGGTGTTTGCTACCGGCGGGTTCCGGCTCGGCCTGGACGACGTGGCCCGCGCTGTGCACTCCTCGCCGTACCACCTCAGCCGCGTCTTCCACGCCGTCACGGGGCAGACCCTGACCGCGTACCGGAACCGGCTGCGGGTGCGTGCGGTCCTCAGCGACCTGCAGGAGGGCGCGCCGTGCCTGCGCGAGCTCGCCGCCGCGTACGGCTTCGCCGACCAGGCCCACCTGACCCGCGTGGTCCGCCGGCACGTCGGCGAACCGCCGGCCGCCGTCCGACGCGCGTTGGCGCCCCCGACCTCTTGA
- a CDS encoding family 43 glycosylhydrolase, giving the protein MRLRVVSTLSALAAGFVVVLTGSPAQAATLPAGAASLESVNYPGRYARHLNALGQLEAVTSASAAQTKLDATFTVVNGLASPACYSFQTKAGLFLRHYNYRLRVDANAGDATFRGDATFCAVDGSVAGSVSLVSYNYPARRIRHRDFALWLDAYQDTAAFRADSSFRITAPWAPKTTANPVLPGLFADPHIANFNGRYYLYPTTDGYASWSGTYYKAFSSTDLVNWTDHGVILDHGPDVSWADNSAWAPAVTAKNGQYYLYFSGGLASGNTAKQLGVAVSASPTGPFRDALGRPLVTSGQFSGGQAIDPMVFTDDSGQSYLYWGQGVARVVPLNADMVSYDAAQVRTITPSGYNEAPFVFKRNGTYYLMWSENDTRSEDYRIAYATGTSPYGPWTNRGVVLQKRLDAGIRGPGHHSVVRAPGTDTWYIAYHRFAVPAGNGTNRETAIDPMRFNADGTIAPIVPTL; this is encoded by the coding sequence ATGCGTCTCCGCGTGGTGTCAACCCTGTCCGCTCTGGCGGCCGGCTTCGTGGTGGTGCTGACCGGTTCGCCGGCCCAGGCGGCGACCCTGCCGGCCGGCGCGGCGTCCCTGGAGTCGGTCAACTACCCCGGCCGGTACGCCCGCCATCTGAACGCCCTCGGCCAACTGGAGGCGGTGACCTCGGCCAGCGCGGCGCAGACCAAGCTGGACGCCACGTTCACCGTCGTCAACGGGCTCGCCTCGCCGGCGTGTTACTCGTTCCAGACCAAGGCCGGGCTGTTCCTGCGGCACTACAACTACCGGCTGCGGGTCGACGCCAACGCCGGCGACGCGACGTTCCGCGGCGACGCCACGTTCTGCGCGGTCGACGGTTCGGTCGCCGGCTCGGTGTCGCTGGTCTCGTACAACTATCCGGCGCGGCGGATCCGGCACCGGGACTTCGCGCTGTGGCTGGACGCCTACCAGGACACCGCGGCGTTCCGGGCGGACAGCTCGTTCCGGATCACCGCGCCCTGGGCGCCGAAGACGACCGCGAACCCGGTGCTCCCGGGCCTGTTCGCCGACCCGCACATCGCCAACTTCAACGGCCGGTACTACCTGTACCCGACCACCGACGGGTACGCGAGCTGGAGCGGCACGTACTACAAGGCGTTCTCCTCCACCGACCTGGTCAACTGGACCGACCACGGCGTCATCCTCGACCACGGGCCGGACGTGTCCTGGGCCGACAACTCCGCCTGGGCGCCGGCCGTCACCGCCAAGAACGGCCAGTACTACCTGTACTTCAGCGGCGGGCTGGCCAGCGGCAACACCGCCAAGCAGCTCGGCGTGGCCGTCTCCGCCTCGCCCACCGGGCCGTTCCGCGACGCCCTGGGCCGGCCGCTGGTCACCAGTGGACAGTTCTCCGGCGGCCAGGCCATCGACCCGATGGTGTTCACCGACGACAGTGGACAGTCCTACCTGTACTGGGGCCAGGGCGTGGCCCGCGTGGTCCCGCTGAACGCCGACATGGTCTCGTACGACGCGGCGCAGGTGCGCACCATCACGCCGTCCGGCTACAACGAGGCCCCGTTCGTGTTCAAGCGCAACGGCACCTACTACCTCATGTGGTCCGAGAACGACACCCGCAGCGAGGACTACCGGATCGCGTACGCCACCGGAACGTCGCCGTACGGGCCGTGGACCAACCGCGGCGTCGTGCTGCAGAAGCGCCTGGACGCGGGGATCCGCGGCCCCGGCCACCACTCCGTCGTGCGCGCCCCCGGCACCGACACCTGGTACATCGCCTACCACCGCTTCGCCGTGCCCGCCGGCAACGGGACCAACCGGGAGACCGCCATCGACCCGATGCGGTTCAACGCCGACGGCACCATCGCCCCGATCGTCCCCACCCTCTGA
- a CDS encoding glycoside hydrolase family 43 protein: MSRALTRVSALLTAVFLIVASWAVTTRREAAALDPFTGYLMAHFTGETAAGEQIYLAYSTNGLNWTDLNYGGPVLYSTIGTRGVRDPAIVRSPAGDRYWIIATDLRIASGTSWSDAANAGSKSLVVWESTDLVNWSAPWLINVAGGISGAGNAWAPEAIYNPATGDYVVYWATNSARNGVTKHRIWYVRTSDFRSFTAPQLYIERGGTQGMIDTQIIEVANSVGGYRYYRASADGHITIEASNSVLGTWTTIGNLSHMGISNGTGGGNVVEGPMWAQFNGRDEWNLWLDQFATGRGYMPITSSNLGSTANFRTRTDYSMGTNRKRHGSILNLTAAEQSRVLAKWNLSAPINRLQSYNFQDRYVRHANLDVRIDPSVSPAADAQFRLVPGLANSSGYVSIQSVNYPGYYLRHYGFDFVLAPNDGTSAFAGDATFRRVAGLADSTWSSFQSYNYPDRYIRHYNYLLRLDPISTATARSDATFRVTS; encoded by the coding sequence ATGTCCCGAGCCCTGACCCGGGTGAGCGCGCTGCTCACCGCCGTGTTCCTGATAGTCGCCTCGTGGGCGGTGACCACCCGGCGCGAGGCCGCCGCGCTCGACCCGTTCACCGGCTACCTGATGGCCCACTTCACCGGTGAGACGGCGGCCGGCGAGCAGATCTACCTCGCCTACAGCACCAACGGGTTGAACTGGACCGACCTGAACTACGGCGGACCGGTGCTCTACTCCACGATCGGCACGAGGGGCGTGCGCGACCCCGCCATCGTCCGCTCCCCCGCCGGCGACCGCTACTGGATCATCGCCACCGACCTGCGCATCGCCAGCGGTACGTCGTGGAGCGACGCCGCGAACGCCGGCAGCAAGTCGCTGGTCGTGTGGGAGTCGACCGACCTGGTGAACTGGTCCGCCCCCTGGCTCATCAACGTCGCCGGCGGCATCTCCGGCGCCGGCAACGCCTGGGCGCCCGAGGCGATCTACAACCCGGCGACCGGCGACTACGTCGTGTACTGGGCGACGAACTCGGCCCGCAACGGCGTCACCAAGCACCGCATCTGGTACGTGCGCACCAGCGACTTCCGCAGCTTCACCGCCCCGCAGCTCTACATCGAGCGCGGCGGCACCCAGGGCATGATCGACACGCAGATCATCGAGGTGGCCAACAGCGTCGGCGGGTACCGCTACTACCGCGCCTCGGCCGACGGGCACATCACCATCGAGGCCAGCAACTCGGTCCTCGGCACCTGGACGACCATCGGGAACCTGTCGCACATGGGCATCTCCAACGGGACCGGCGGCGGCAACGTCGTCGAGGGTCCGATGTGGGCGCAGTTCAACGGCCGCGACGAGTGGAACCTGTGGCTCGACCAGTTCGCCACCGGCCGCGGGTACATGCCCATCACGTCCAGCAACCTCGGCAGCACCGCGAACTTCCGGACCCGCACCGACTACAGCATGGGCACCAACCGCAAGCGGCACGGCTCGATCCTCAACCTGACCGCCGCCGAGCAGAGCCGCGTGCTGGCCAAGTGGAACCTGTCCGCGCCGATCAACCGACTCCAGTCGTACAACTTCCAGGACCGGTACGTGCGGCACGCCAACCTCGACGTCCGCATCGACCCGAGCGTCAGCCCGGCCGCCGACGCCCAGTTCCGGCTCGTGCCGGGCCTGGCCAACAGCTCCGGGTACGTCTCGATCCAGTCGGTCAACTACCCCGGCTACTACCTGCGGCACTACGGGTTCGACTTCGTGCTGGCACCCAACGACGGCACGTCGGCGTTCGCCGGTGACGCCACCTTCCGCCGCGTCGCCGGGCTGGCCGACTCGACCTGGAGCTCGTTCCAGTCGTACAACTATCCCGACCGGTACATCCGGCACTACAACTA